A window of the Gossypium hirsutum isolate 1008001.06 chromosome A03, Gossypium_hirsutum_v2.1, whole genome shotgun sequence genome harbors these coding sequences:
- the LOC121223097 gene encoding putative disease resistance protein RGA3 codes for MAESIAFEMAAKVSEKLGSAAYERISLAWGVREELEKLKQTLAVNRAVVLYAEQQQARNHELTHWLQKFKDACYEMEDLIDEFEIQVLRRQVLQQGSIGRKVRQDLIDCWNVGAPRVQRKNKILAT; via the coding sequence ATGGCTGAATCCATTGCATTCGAGATGGCCGCAAAAGTATCGGAGAAACTAGGGAGTGCTGCCTACGAAAGAATTAGCTTGGCATGGGGTGTccgagaggagttggaaaagctTAAGCAGACCCTAGCTGTTAACAGAGCAGTGGTCCTGTATGCTGAACAACAACAGGCTCGTAACCATGAGCTCACTCATTGGCTACAAAAGTTCAAAGATGCTTGCTATGAAATGGAAGATTTGATAGATGAGTTCGAGATCCAAGTGTTGAGGAGGCAAGTCCTGCAACAGGGAAGCATTGGAAGGAAGGTACGCCAAGATTTGATAGACTGCTGGAATGTCGGTGCTCCCAGGGTGcagcgaaaaaataaaattttggcaaCCTAA